DNA from Lonchura striata isolate bLonStr1 chromosome 5, bLonStr1.mat, whole genome shotgun sequence:
GCAAGAAACTCAAGGAGGAGGTAAAGGGAGCAAAAGTGGCGATAACACTAACCATAATGGGGAGGGGAACAGCCAGCCTGGTCATGCAGTTGTTGGGCCAAATTTTCCTGCAAGAACAGAATCTTCCAAGTCTCCTGGCAGTTTAAGATACAGCTACAAGGATAATATAGCACCTGGTATACAGAGAAGTATTGGTGGCTTTCCACAGTATCCATCTGGTCAAGAAAAGGGGGATTTTCCAGGGCATAGTGAGCGCAAAGGCCGTAATGAGAAGTTTCCTAGCCTCCTACAGGAGGTTTTACAGGGGTACCACCATCATCCAGACAGAAGGTATTCTAGGAATGCGCAGGAGCATTCTGGGATGGCGGGGAGTTTGGAGGGAGCCATGAGACCCAATGTTTTAATTAGTCAAACCAATGAATTGACCAATAGAGGCCTCTTGAACAAAAGCATGGGGTCTCTCCTGGAAGGCCCTCACTGGGGTCCCTGGGATAGGAAGTCTAGCAGTGTAGCTCCAGACATGAAGCAGATAAATTTAGCTGATTACCCTATTGCTAGAAAGTTCGATGTGGAGTCTCAGTCTGCTGCCCATGAGGCAGGAGCACTCTCAGAGAGGAGATCAGTGATCTGTGACATATCTCCATTAAGGCAACTTGTAAGAGATCCTGGCCCTCACCCCATAGGGCACATGGGTCCCGAGGCCAGAAGCGGAAGGAGTGAACGTCTTGCCCCTGGCTTGAGCCAGTCAGTAATACTCCCTGGTGGTTTAGTATCCATGGAAACAAAGATGAAAACTCACAGTGGGCAAATAAAGGAAGAAGATTTTGAACAATCAAAGAGCTCAGCTAGTCTCAACAATAAAAAAACAGGAGACCATTGTCATCCTGCTGGCATCAAGCATGAATCTTTTCGAGGCAatgccagccctggagctgcagtcTCTGATGCTGCTCCAGACTACATGCCCCAGCAGGACAACAGATCGACACAGATGAGACGAGGACCTGGCAGAACTGGAAGGGGTAAATCACCCTCTCAATATCAGGATCTTGCTGATAAGCTGAAAATGTCACCCGGCAGAAGCAGAGGTCCAGGGGCAGATCTGCATCACATGAACCCACACATGACACTATCTGAAAGAGTTAGCAGGGGTTCCTTGCATTCTGTCTACCCTCAGAATTCGGAAGGCCCATCTCTGGCTTCAGCATATCACACAAATGCTAGGCCTCATGCTTTTGGTGACCCCAGCCAGAGTCTGAATTCCCAGTATCATTACAAGAGACAGATATACCAGCAACAGCAAGAAGAATACAAAGATTGGGCAAGCAGCGCTGCTCAGGGTGTgattgctgcagctcagcacaggcaggaaGGAGCAAGGAAGAGCCCAAGACAACAGCAGTTTCTGGAAAGAGTAAGGAGTCCCTTAAAAAATGACAAGGATGGAATGATGTACCTTCAAGGTAGCTCTTACCATGATACTGGAAGCCAGGAAGCTGGGCGCTGTGTCATGGGGAGTGACAGTACTCAGAGCAAATGCACCGAACTGAAACATGGCAGCCAGAAATTGCAGCATCATGAATCTGGTTGGGACCTCTCTCGGCAAACTTCCCCTGCCAAAAGCAGTGGCCCTCTTGGAGCAGCCAACCAAAAAAGATTTTGTCCTCAAGAAAGCGATGGGCATCGACGAGAGGAATCTACAGATTTGCCCAAGCCTAGTAATGCTATGCttaggctccctggccaggaggacCAGTCTCCGCAAAACCCATTAATTATGAGGAGGAGGGTCCGTTCTTTCATCTCTCCTATCCCTACCAAAAGACATGATATGAAGAACAGCGGCAGTGAAGATAAAGGGCGACTGATGACTTCAGCAAAAGAAGGAGCTGATAAAGCATACAACTCCTATGCCCATTCATCTCAAAGCCAAGATGCTGGCAAGTCAGTTGCAAAGGGAGATTCCTTCAAGGACCTGCCAAGTCCTGATAATAGGAATTGTCCTGCCGTGTCCCTCACAAGCCCAGCGAAGACCAAAATACTTCCCCCAAGAAAGGGGCGAGGATTAAAACTGGAAGCTATTGTTCAGAAAATTACATCTCCCAATATCAGGAGAAGTGTTTCTGCCAACAGTGCTGAAACTGGTCCAGATACTGTCACTCTTGATGACATCCTGTCCCTCAAGAGTGGGCCTGAAGGAGGAAATGTGGCTGGACATGGACCAGAGgctgagaaaagaaaaggagagataTCAGATCAAGTGGGGCCAGCAAGCCAGGATACAACAGGTGAAAAAACTGTTCCAAGATCTTCAGAAGAGTGGCAAAGCAGCGAGGatgataaaaacaaaaaagaggtCCCTGAAACCACCAGTATTGGCAAAGAGGGAGCAGGATCCAGTGCAGCACCACCACCTTCTCAGAAGTCAAGTGGTCAGGGAAGGTCTGATGGATCTGTAAGTGGAGCTGGAACTCTGACCTTTTCTGACTCAAATACAATTTCCCCTTCCAGTGTGTTCATTTCTGAACCAAATCCAAAGTCTGAGGAAAAAGATGGAGATGTGACAAACATTTCACCCAAGCCAGATGGTTTCCCTCCAAAGGGATATTTCCCCtctggaaagaagaaagggagGCCAATTGGGAGTGTGAACAagcagaagaagcagcagcaacagcagcagctacCTGTGCCCCCGCCTCCCCCACCAGCACCATCACAGCCTGCAGAAGCGGTGGGTGCTGGTGAGCCAAAGCCCAAGAGGCAAAGGAGGGAGAGGCGAaaacctgcagcacagccacgGAAGCGGAAGCCGAGACGGGCTGCTCCAATTGTGGAGCCTCAAGAACCAGAGATCAAGCTTAAATATGCTACCCAGTCTGTAGATAAAACTGACTCCAAGAATAAGTCCTTTTTCCCTTATATTCATGTGGTAAACAAGTGTGAATTAGGCGCTGTGTGCACAATCATAAATgcggaggaagaggagcagaacAAATTGGTGAGGGGTCGGAAAGGACAGAGGTCTTCAACGCCCCCTCCTAGCAATGCGGAGAGCAAAGTGCTGCCCACCTCAACTTTCATGCTGCAAGGCCCTGTAGTAACGGAGTCTTCTGTCTTGGGGCATCTGGTTTGCTGCCTGTGTGGCAAATGGGCCAGCTATCGTAACATGGGTGACCTCTTTGGTCCTTTCTACCCCCAGGATTATGCAGCTACCTTGCCCAAGAATCCGCCTCCAAAGAGGGCCACAGAAATGCAGAGCAAGGTCAAGGTACGGCACAAAAGTGCTTCTAATGGTTCCAAGACAGATactgaagaggaggaggaacagcAACAACAGAAGGAACAAAGAAGCCTGGCTGCTCATCCCCGCTTTAAGAGACGGCACCGCTCTGAGGACTGTAGCGGAGCCTCTCGGTCACTTTCAAGGGGAGCTTCTTGTAAAAAAGCAACCACTGATGGTGGCAGTGGTGGTGAAAAGACTCCTTTGGACTCAAAACCGTCTATGCCCACTTCAGAAGGTGGCACTGAGCTGGAGTTACAAATTCCTGAACTACCTCTTGACAGCAATGAATTTTGGGTCCATGAGGGTTGTATTCTCTGGGCCAATGGGATCTACCTGGTCTGTGGCAGGCTCTATGGGCTGCAGGAAGCTGTGGAGATTGCGAGAGAGATGGTGAGTACCTAACCTTTctatacaaaattattttctttagcaaATACATACCACTTGGACTActgttttacctttttcttttctcatgtCTTAAACAGACATTTTTTATCTTTAATAAAACTCTTAATAAAAGTGATGTCCTTTTGATGGCATCATTTAGATCTCTGCCACACCTGATCAGATAAGAGTTTTTGGACATGAAAAAGCTGGGTGCTTATTACCTGAGTAAAAGTTCTGGATGTCCAAAGGCTTTCTCATTACTACAGTGATCTCTTTGCCCTTCTATCTTATATATGTTAGATACTTCGTTTTCTCTAGGGCTCTAGAGTCATAGAGTGAAAGGAGAAGTGGTAGCAGATACAAATTGCAGCAATGAAAATTCTAGTTCAATTGGCAAAAAATTTCATTAAGGGTAATCAGACATTGGATTGAGGGAGGGGAAATGACAGAAAAGGTGTGGAATGCCCTGGTTTTGGAGATACAGAATTTGATTCTGGGCAGAACCCTAAGCATCTTTAC
Protein-coding regions in this window:
- the TCF20 gene encoding transcription factor 20 isoform X2 translates to MQSFREQSSYHGNQQSYPQEVHTSSRLEEFSPRQQAQMFQSFGGSAGSGRRGATGASTAMPGESSGHQSYQGFRKEAGEFYYMAANKDPVVSGGQQPPQRRPSGPVQSYGPPQGSSFGSQYGSEGHVGQFQTQHSTLGGVSHYQQDYTGPFSPGSAQYQQQASSQQQQVQQLRQQIYQSHQPLPQASSQSASSTSHLQPMQRPSTLPSSASGYQLRVGQFSQHYQPPSSSSSSSFPSPQRFGQSGQNYDGSYNVNSGSQYEGHAVGSNAQAYGTQSNYSFQTQPMKSFEQSKLPQSGQQGQQQQHPPQHVMQYSNAATKLSLQSQVGQYSQTEVPVRSPMQFHQNFSPISNPSPAASVVQSPSCSSTPSPLMPGGENLQCGQGNMSMGSRNRILQMMPQLSPTPSMMPSPNAHAGGFKGFGLEGLQEKRLTDPGLSSLSALSSQVANLPNTVQHMLLSDALAPQKKSSKRSSSSKKADSCTNSEGSSQAEEQLKSPLAESLDGGCSSSSEDHGERVRQLSGQSTSSDTTYKGGNLERSNSSPAQGSQNEPSKLNSSPAAREDVASPDGKEAVVAVENAPKVNEKAVGVIVSREAMTGRVEKSGGQDKPAQDDASTAPQAPASTSGAKEAGHAGTQQETQGGGKGSKSGDNTNHNGEGNSQPGHAVVGPNFPARTESSKSPGSLRYSYKDNIAPGIQRSIGGFPQYPSGQEKGDFPGHSERKGRNEKFPSLLQEVLQGYHHHPDRRYSRNAQEHSGMAGSLEGAMRPNVLISQTNELTNRGLLNKSMGSLLEGPHWGPWDRKSSSVAPDMKQINLADYPIARKFDVESQSAAHEAGALSERRSVICDISPLRQLVRDPGPHPIGHMGPEARSGRSERLAPGLSQSVILPGGLVSMETKMKTHSGQIKEEDFEQSKSSASLNNKKTGDHCHPAGIKHESFRGNASPGAAVSDAAPDYMPQQDNRSTQMRRGPGRTGRGKSPSQYQDLADKLKMSPGRSRGPGADLHHMNPHMTLSERVSRGSLHSVYPQNSEGPSLASAYHTNARPHAFGDPSQSLNSQYHYKRQIYQQQQEEYKDWASSAAQGVIAAAQHRQEGARKSPRQQQFLERVRSPLKNDKDGMMYLQGSSYHDTGSQEAGRCVMGSDSTQSKCTELKHGSQKLQHHESGWDLSRQTSPAKSSGPLGAANQKRFCPQESDGHRREESTDLPKPSNAMLRLPGQEDQSPQNPLIMRRRVRSFISPIPTKRHDMKNSGSEDKGRLMTSAKEGADKAYNSYAHSSQSQDAGKSVAKGDSFKDLPSPDNRNCPAVSLTSPAKTKILPPRKGRGLKLEAIVQKITSPNIRRSVSANSAETGPDTVTLDDILSLKSGPEGGNVAGHGPEAEKRKGEISDQVGPASQDTTGEKTVPRSSEEWQSSEDDKNKKEVPETTSIGKEGAGSSAAPPPSQKSSGQGRSDGSVSGAGTLTFSDSNTISPSSVFISEPNPKSEEKDGDVTNISPKPDGFPPKGYFPSGKKKGRPIGSVNKQKKQQQQQQLPVPPPPPPAPSQPAEAVGAGEPKPKRQRRERRKPAAQPRKRKPRRAAPIVEPQEPEIKLKYATQSVDKTDSKNKSFFPYIHVVNKCELGAVCTIINAEEEEQNKLVRGRKGQRSSTPPPSNAESKVLPTSTFMLQGPVVTESSVLGHLVCCLCGKWASYRNMGDLFGPFYPQDYAATLPKNPPPKRATEMQSKVKVRHKSASNGSKTDTEEEEEQQQQKEQRSLAAHPRFKRRHRSEDCSGASRSLSRGASCKKATTDGGSGGEKTPLDSKPSMPTSEGGTELELQIPELPLDSNEFWVHEGCILWANGIYLVCGRLYGLQEAVEIAREMKCSHCQEPGATLGCYNKGCSFRYHYPCAIDADCLLNEENFSVRCPKHKPLLPCSLPSLQNKMVKGSLSTEQSERG
- the TCF20 gene encoding transcription factor 20 isoform X1, with product MLPLQQYQQYTEGFRATALLLNSMQSFREQSSYHGNQQSYPQEVHTSSRLEEFSPRQQAQMFQSFGGSAGSGRRGATGASTAMPGESSGHQSYQGFRKEAGEFYYMAANKDPVVSGGQQPPQRRPSGPVQSYGPPQGSSFGSQYGSEGHVGQFQTQHSTLGGVSHYQQDYTGPFSPGSAQYQQQASSQQQQVQQLRQQIYQSHQPLPQASSQSASSTSHLQPMQRPSTLPSSASGYQLRVGQFSQHYQPPSSSSSSSFPSPQRFGQSGQNYDGSYNVNSGSQYEGHAVGSNAQAYGTQSNYSFQTQPMKSFEQSKLPQSGQQGQQQQHPPQHVMQYSNAATKLSLQSQVGQYSQTEVPVRSPMQFHQNFSPISNPSPAASVVQSPSCSSTPSPLMPGGENLQCGQGNMSMGSRNRILQMMPQLSPTPSMMPSPNAHAGGFKGFGLEGLQEKRLTDPGLSSLSALSSQVANLPNTVQHMLLSDALAPQKKSSKRSSSSKKADSCTNSEGSSQAEEQLKSPLAESLDGGCSSSSEDHGERVRQLSGQSTSSDTTYKGGNLERSNSSPAQGSQNEPSKLNSSPAAREDVASPDGKEAVVAVENAPKVNEKAVGVIVSREAMTGRVEKSGGQDKPAQDDASTAPQAPASTSGAKEAGHAGTQQETQGGGKGSKSGDNTNHNGEGNSQPGHAVVGPNFPARTESSKSPGSLRYSYKDNIAPGIQRSIGGFPQYPSGQEKGDFPGHSERKGRNEKFPSLLQEVLQGYHHHPDRRYSRNAQEHSGMAGSLEGAMRPNVLISQTNELTNRGLLNKSMGSLLEGPHWGPWDRKSSSVAPDMKQINLADYPIARKFDVESQSAAHEAGALSERRSVICDISPLRQLVRDPGPHPIGHMGPEARSGRSERLAPGLSQSVILPGGLVSMETKMKTHSGQIKEEDFEQSKSSASLNNKKTGDHCHPAGIKHESFRGNASPGAAVSDAAPDYMPQQDNRSTQMRRGPGRTGRGKSPSQYQDLADKLKMSPGRSRGPGADLHHMNPHMTLSERVSRGSLHSVYPQNSEGPSLASAYHTNARPHAFGDPSQSLNSQYHYKRQIYQQQQEEYKDWASSAAQGVIAAAQHRQEGARKSPRQQQFLERVRSPLKNDKDGMMYLQGSSYHDTGSQEAGRCVMGSDSTQSKCTELKHGSQKLQHHESGWDLSRQTSPAKSSGPLGAANQKRFCPQESDGHRREESTDLPKPSNAMLRLPGQEDQSPQNPLIMRRRVRSFISPIPTKRHDMKNSGSEDKGRLMTSAKEGADKAYNSYAHSSQSQDAGKSVAKGDSFKDLPSPDNRNCPAVSLTSPAKTKILPPRKGRGLKLEAIVQKITSPNIRRSVSANSAETGPDTVTLDDILSLKSGPEGGNVAGHGPEAEKRKGEISDQVGPASQDTTGEKTVPRSSEEWQSSEDDKNKKEVPETTSIGKEGAGSSAAPPPSQKSSGQGRSDGSVSGAGTLTFSDSNTISPSSVFISEPNPKSEEKDGDVTNISPKPDGFPPKGYFPSGKKKGRPIGSVNKQKKQQQQQQLPVPPPPPPAPSQPAEAVGAGEPKPKRQRRERRKPAAQPRKRKPRRAAPIVEPQEPEIKLKYATQSVDKTDSKNKSFFPYIHVVNKCELGAVCTIINAEEEEQNKLVRGRKGQRSSTPPPSNAESKVLPTSTFMLQGPVVTESSVLGHLVCCLCGKWASYRNMGDLFGPFYPQDYAATLPKNPPPKRATEMQSKVKVRHKSASNGSKTDTEEEEEQQQQKEQRSLAAHPRFKRRHRSEDCSGASRSLSRGASCKKATTDGGSGGEKTPLDSKPSMPTSEGGTELELQIPELPLDSNEFWVHEGCILWANGIYLVCGRLYGLQEAVEIAREMKCSHCQEPGATLGCYNKGCSFRYHYPCAIDADCLLNEENFSVRCPKHKVRLLR